DNA sequence from the Phycisphaerae bacterium genome:
AAATTCAGGGCGTAAATTCTACGGTTTCCAGGATCGTAGCAAGAGTGGTCTGAAGCGAAGGATCGTCGGTTGTCGACAACGCGCTCATGCTGATGCCCAACCCATTGCCGTTGGAAAGGTTCGCCGAAGCAAGGTAGGTTATGAACGCCGGGTTGGTGCTGGCGATACGGAAGGTCCGGAAGGTGATATTCTCTCCAGTGGTTATGGAATTCTGCTCCTGACAGGTTGGCGCTCCCACGTTGTCACAGGAGTCGAGCCTGCCGTTATTGTTGGTGTCCAGACTCGGATTCCCCGCGATTTCGGTGGAGTCGATCACGCCGTTGGTATTGCAGTCCTCATCACACCCCGTGTTGGCGCCCGGCGGCGCCAGCACGACCGCGGCGATGTAGCCCGTCGAATTCTGGCGATAGCGGACGCTGACAAGAAGCTGATCATTGGGAAGTACCGTGGTGCAGGTGAAATCCGGGGGGATGGTCAGCTTGAACCCAAACGAGGACGCGTCAAGATTATTCGAGCACGGGACGCCGATGCTGGGGATCGGGGTGACGCCAGGACACGCCGTCGCCAGCAGCGGGAGACAAACAACTACGAGCATCAAGTTCTTCTTCATTTAAGCCTCATGGGGAAAATGGGGAACTCCGTTTCTCCATAATGAGCGAGGGACCGGATCGTATGGACTAGGAAAACGGAAGTCAAGAACGCGTCACAGGTTGACATGATGCGCCGCCAGGGCGGCCTTGTCGTCGGGATAGAACTTGAAGATCTTGTCGAGGTCGGTCAACGTGAAGACCTTCATGAGCTCCTTGCGGACGCCGCAGAGGCAAAGCGATCCATTGACCCCCTTGGCCTTCTTATGAAGCGTCAGGAGGATTCCCAGGGCGTGCGAGGACAGGAACTTGACGTTGGAGAAATCAATGATGATTTTCTGCTTGTTTTCCTCGTCCACAAGGCGGTAGAGATCTCTGCCTATCTGGTCGATCGTGGCGTTGTCCAGAATGGAGCTATCGGTGAACGTGACGAGGGTGATCCCCGCGTAGTCTTCCACCAGTAATCGGGAAGTCGACATCGGTCTGATGCTCCACGGTGAATAGGCTTGGGCCGTTCCCATGCCTTATCATTATCCTAGCGAGGCCCAATCTTTCACGCGAGGCACAAAAATCGATGCAGGCCCCTCGAATCATCGCCGTCGAAACTTCCAGCGCGACGGGTTCCGTGGCTTTGGCGCTGGGGCCGCGGCTATTGGCCGAGCAGTCATTTTCCGCGAAGACCCAGCATGCCCGTGAGTTGCTGCCGACGCTGGCGATGCTGCATGAAAAGTGCGCGTGGCAGCCGGGCGAGGTCGACGAATGTTTTTTGTCGATCGGTCCGGGGAGCTTTACGGGGCTGCGCGTGGCCGTGGCCTTTGCGAGGCACCTTTCACTGGCCGCGGGGGCCCGGCTTTGCGCGGTGGCGACGCTGGATGTGATCGCGGCCAATATGGTTTCGGTGCCACCGCCCCCGGAGCGGCTGGCCGTCATCCTGGACGCCAAGCGCGGGCAGGTCTTCGGAGCGACTTTTACGATGGTGGGCGAAGCGTATCGACGCGACGGCGAGGCGCGGCTGGTGGAGCCTGCCGTGCTACTCCACGAAGGATCGCGACTCTCGGTGATGGGGGAGGGGATTGACTATCATCGCGCGGCAGTCGAGACATCCGGCGCGGCCATCATCGAGCGAACTCTCTGGACGCCGCGCGCGGGCGGGGTCCATCGGTTGGGTTGGGAAATGTCGCAGGCGGGACTTTTCACGCCTCCGCATGAACTGATACCGTTCTATTTGCGCAGGCCGGAGGCCGAGGAGGTCTGGGAAAAGCGGCAGGGCAATCGCTGCGCATGAAGCTGACGAGGCCTGAATCGTTCAGATTGTTCCCACCACGAAGAAGAATTGTTGAATCAGCGTGTTGATCGGCAACGTGATGGATGAGATCGCGGTGCGGAGGCCGAGCAGAGCCGTCTCCTCACGACAAGTCGAGA
Encoded proteins:
- a CDS encoding STAS domain-containing protein; amino-acid sequence: MSTSRLLVEDYAGITLVTFTDSSILDNATIDQIGRDLYRLVDEENKQKIIIDFSNVKFLSSHALGILLTLHKKAKGVNGSLCLCGVRKELMKVFTLTDLDKIFKFYPDDKAALAAHHVNL
- the tsaB gene encoding tRNA (adenosine(37)-N6)-threonylcarbamoyltransferase complex dimerization subunit type 1 TsaB; the protein is MQAPRIIAVETSSATGSVALALGPRLLAEQSFSAKTQHARELLPTLAMLHEKCAWQPGEVDECFLSIGPGSFTGLRVAVAFARHLSLAAGARLCAVATLDVIAANMVSVPPPPERLAVILDAKRGQVFGATFTMVGEAYRRDGEARLVEPAVLLHEGSRLSVMGEGIDYHRAAVETSGAAIIERTLWTPRAGGVHRLGWEMSQAGLFTPPHELIPFYLRRPEAEEVWEKRQGNRCA